The following DNA comes from Arcobacter cloacae.
AGATTTTCATCTGTTTCAAGGGGTTTTTCTACAGTTGTGACATTAGCAAAATTTAATCCGCCAATAAATCTGTTTGTACAAAAAAGTGTTCCTAATGCAATTGAACCATCACTACAAGAAGCAATACTTAAATCAAATGCTTTAGAAATTGAATAGTTTTTAAAAATATAATCTAATGAGTTAACTATTGAATCTTTACTTATACCAGATATAATAAGTAAAATATCATCGTTTGAATATATTTTATTTTCAAATGAAGTTTCAAGTTTTTTCAAACCAAAAAAATCAATGATAGGAGTAGCTTCAGCTAAAGAAGTTGTATGAATTAAAATTTTTGACATAGAATCAAAATTAAGGCAAAAGCCTTAATTTACTATTTTTTTAATTCTTTAATTCTTGCAGCTTTACCTTTTAATCCTCTTAAGAAGTGAAGTTTAGCTCTTCTTACTCTTCCTTTTCTTACTACTTCAAATGATTTTAAAGATTCAGAATATAATGGAAAAATTCTTTCAACACCAACAGAGTTTGCACCAATTTTTCTAATTGTAAAAGTAGAATCTACACCATTACCACTTCTTCCAATAACAATACCTTCGAAAGTTTGAATTCTTTTTTTCTCACCCTCTTTAATTTCAACACCAAGTTTTAATGTATCTCCTGCTTTGAACTGAGGAATTTGTTTTTCTGCAATTTGCGCTGCTTCAAAGCTCGCAATGTATCTATTTTTCATTGTATTTCCCTTTGGTGAAAGTGCCCGCATTTGCAACTTGCGGGGTATCACACTTTTATTTAAATTTTTTGTTCGTAACTAAACCTGGTCTAAAGTATTTTGTTTTGCAAATAGACAGATTCTTTTTTAGGTCGGCAATTTTATTATGATTTCCCTTTAAAAATTCTTTAACAACACTTAAATTTTGGAAATTTTCAGGTTTTGTAAAAGATGGTGCTTCAAGCAGATTATTTTCATAACTTTCCACATCTAAAGAATCAGCATTTCCAAGTACATTTTCAACATTTCTTGCAATCGCATCAGCCATTACTAAAGATGGTAATTCCCCACCTGTTAATATAAATTCTCCAATACTAAACACTTCATTTGCATACTTTTCTATTACTCTTTCGTCAATTCCTTCATATCTACCACTTACAAATACAATATTTTTTTTCTTTGCTAATCTTTTTGCGTCATTTTGTTTAAATGGTTTAGCAGCAGCTAGCGGGAATATAATATAAGCATCTTCATTTTTCTTTTTAATTTCATCTAAACAATCAAATAAAGGTTGACAAAATAGAAGCATTCCAGCTCCACCACCTACCATTTGATCATCAACTTTTTTATGTTTGTTAGTTGTAAAATCTCTTGGATTATAAAATTCATAAGATATAAAGTTTGCTTCAATTGCTCTTTTTAAAATGGAATCATAAAAATATGGTTCTATTAAATTTGGGAAAAGTGTTACAAATGTAAATTTCAAAATAAAATCTAGCCTTTTTTAGTTGAAATGTTAACATAATTATTTTTATTTGTAATTAAGGATTAATCATTTACACTTCGAACTTATTTATTTTAAAGGTTTTAATTGAAGTTATTAAATGGTTTTGGAAAAAAATACTTTACTCTTTGTTCAATCCAAGCACACTCTGTTGCTATTACATTACATAGTGTAATTACATCTAGTAAAAATCATTTAACTACAAAATTAAAAATCTCTTCGAATGAAGAGGAAGAAGAATCCCCTCCAAATCTTCAGGAAAATTTATTATCTTGTTTTATTCAAAATAAAAAACCTTGTCATTGTGATTGTGTCTTCAAAAGAAGAACAGCATTAGCTGTTGCTTTATTTAAGTTTATTCCAAGATGTCCTTATTATACAACCTACTTCGCATTTAGAAGAACAGGCGTTCATCCACCTATTTTTAATTAATCTTTCAAACAAAAATCAAAACAAAAATATTAAGAGGATTAAGAATGCAAAAAAATTACGTAATAGGATTTCCCCGAATTGGAGAAAAAAGAGAACTTAAAAAAGTTTTAGAAAAATATTGGTCAAAACAAACAGATTTTAATGAAGTAAAATATGTAGGTGAACAACTTAGAAAAAGACATTGGAATTATCAAAAAGAAGCAAAAATTGAGTTTATTTCTTCAAATGACTTTTCATATTATGACAATATGTTAGATACATCTATTTTATTAGGAGCAATTCCAAAAAGATTTGAAAATCTAAAAGATGAAGAGTTATATTTTGCAATGGCAAGAGGAAACGAAACAAGTGTTGCAATGGAAATGACAAAATGGTTTAATACAAACTATCATTATATTGTTCCTGAAATTTCTAAAGATACAAAATTTAAATTAAATAGTAAAAAAGTGATTGAAGAGTATAAAGAGGCTTGTGAATTAGGAATAAAAACAAAAATCAATCTAATTGGTGCAATAACATATCTTGGACTTTCAAAAAGTGTGGATAATAGTGATGTTTATTTACATATAAATAGTGTAGTTGAAGTCTATAAAGAGTTGTTAGAAGAGATTTCAAAACTTGATAATGAAATTGTAGTTCAATTTGATGAGCCATTATTTGTAAAAGATTTAGATTCAAAAATTTTATCTCTAATCAAACCTGTTTATGATGTTTTAGCAAATGTTTCACCAAATATAAAAATAGTTGTAACAACATATTTTGAACACTCAAATGAAGCTACAAAAATATTAGTTAACACTCCAATTTGGGCGTTAGGATTAGATTTTATACATGGAAATAAAAATTTTGAAGCTTTAGAGTTTATCAAAAACTCAAATAAAGTTTTAATTGCAGGAGTTATTGATGGAAGAAATGTTTGGAAAAGTAATTTTGAAGAAAAAATAAAATTACTTGAAAAAATTTCAGAAGTTGTTTCTAAAGAAAATATTATTGTTGGAACTTCTTGCTCACTTTTACATGTTCCTTTTACTTTAAAT
Coding sequences within:
- the rplS gene encoding 50S ribosomal protein L19, coding for MKNRYIASFEAAQIAEKQIPQFKAGDTLKLGVEIKEGEKKRIQTFEGIVIGRSGNGVDSTFTIRKIGANSVGVERIFPLYSESLKSFEVVRKGRVRRAKLHFLRGLKGKAARIKELKK
- the trmD gene encoding tRNA (guanosine(37)-N1)-methyltransferase TrmD, which encodes MKFTFVTLFPNLIEPYFYDSILKRAIEANFISYEFYNPRDFTTNKHKKVDDQMVGGGAGMLLFCQPLFDCLDEIKKKNEDAYIIFPLAAAKPFKQNDAKRLAKKKNIVFVSGRYEGIDERVIEKYANEVFSIGEFILTGGELPSLVMADAIARNVENVLGNADSLDVESYENNLLEAPSFTKPENFQNLSVVKEFLKGNHNKIADLKKNLSICKTKYFRPGLVTNKKFK